The following coding sequences lie in one Methylotuvimicrobium alcaliphilum 20Z genomic window:
- a CDS encoding chemotaxis protein CheB: MENGTSSELTAPYIVGIGASAGGLEAIESFFKKMPINSGLAFVVVQHLSPDYKSLMAELLSKHTEMPVHRIEDGMAVNQNHIYLIPPRQNLTIFHGKLLLKEQVRTEGLNLPVDIFLRSLAEDAGNRGIAIILSGTGSDGTRGIRAIKEHGGMVMVQDEESAKFTGMPNNATATGLADFILAPDEMPPQLLSFIKHPYSGSLETDIIPQGGTSITRIFALLREKCKIDFTYYKPSTVMRRIERRVSINQLADLTEYVRFMETNQQEINTLYQELLIGVTCFFRDEFVFQEFNEKWLPESIGKLQGDDLRLWVTACSTGEEAYSLAMLLAESREQSGHYFRIKIFATDIDQNAIEKASAGLYPESIAADVPPELLSKYFSRKEDNFQVTQKIREMVVFAQHNLIKDPPFTNIHMISCRNVLIYLQPVLQKKILELFNFSLTKDGLLLLGTSETIGDMVDYFDFVSPKTKLYRSKGKYKATELTPLEQRPITGSSFQPSFTTTVNRPAINRFSEDRTLERFVNGIAGDILPFTMLVNENMEISHTFGEARDYLSYPSGKISSDVTKIVIKDLAIPIATGINKALKGTNEIVLSNIRIHDHDQLRTVTLTIKNLPGKKSQEKLLAVMISETTEPNKPNSTEPLSYDVDMDARQRINDLEQELQFTRENLQTTVEELETSNEELQATNEELLASNEELQSTNEELQSVNEELYTVNAEYQGKITELTLLNNDLDNLFNSTNIATLFLDENLEVRRFTHQLESIFHIRDNDLGRPFFHLSHSILDINLDAIVNEVSENQTPFEQELQTANGDWYLLRVLPYAISDNAYAGIILTFIDIDRLKRTETELKIREKMERERLANFALYSDDAITLQDLDGNIVTWNRGAEKLYGWTEREALGMKFQSLMPSADISIAAKLQQKNHLGEAVSQFETRRITKSGKLIDVSVTASLLYSESQGNELIALTERDISAHMTAVKNDCVSCLQRLASLVMDTEEALLLLDPQGKITAWNKGAEILYGWLKQEAIGRNIADLTPESGRTQVLRFIAGLTRGCSVPQTLSIQRLTKDNQELAVKINASVLGDHVGEALLIAFSEQRH; the protein is encoded by the coding sequence ATGGAAAACGGCACCTCATCCGAACTTACGGCGCCTTATATCGTCGGCATCGGCGCCTCGGCCGGCGGCCTTGAGGCTATCGAGTCATTCTTCAAGAAAATGCCGATCAATTCCGGACTCGCATTTGTCGTCGTTCAACATCTTTCGCCCGATTATAAAAGCCTGATGGCTGAATTACTGTCCAAGCATACCGAAATGCCCGTACATCGGATCGAGGATGGCATGGCAGTCAATCAGAACCACATTTACCTGATACCCCCTCGACAAAACCTAACCATTTTTCACGGCAAACTGTTGCTCAAGGAACAAGTTCGAACCGAAGGACTTAACCTGCCAGTCGATATCTTCTTGCGATCTCTAGCCGAGGATGCAGGAAATCGCGGGATTGCGATTATTTTGTCCGGAACAGGCAGCGATGGCACTCGCGGCATTCGGGCGATCAAGGAGCACGGCGGCATGGTGATGGTTCAAGACGAAGAATCCGCCAAATTCACCGGCATGCCGAACAACGCAACCGCGACCGGACTTGCCGATTTTATTCTTGCGCCGGACGAAATGCCTCCGCAGTTATTATCCTTCATTAAACATCCTTATTCCGGCAGCCTGGAAACGGACATCATCCCACAAGGCGGCACCAGCATTACCCGCATCTTCGCGCTGCTTCGCGAAAAATGCAAAATCGATTTTACCTATTACAAACCTAGTACTGTAATGCGCCGCATCGAGAGACGGGTCAGCATCAATCAACTTGCCGATTTGACCGAATATGTCCGGTTCATGGAAACGAACCAGCAAGAAATCAATACCCTCTATCAAGAGCTTTTGATCGGTGTGACATGTTTTTTCCGGGACGAATTCGTTTTTCAAGAGTTCAATGAAAAATGGCTACCTGAATCGATCGGAAAACTGCAAGGAGATGACCTACGTTTGTGGGTAACCGCATGCTCGACTGGCGAAGAGGCTTATTCGCTGGCGATGTTACTCGCCGAATCTCGTGAGCAATCCGGACATTACTTCCGCATCAAAATATTCGCGACCGATATCGATCAAAACGCTATCGAGAAAGCGAGCGCCGGTTTGTACCCTGAAAGTATTGCCGCCGATGTGCCGCCGGAACTATTGAGCAAATATTTTTCACGCAAGGAAGATAATTTTCAAGTCACGCAAAAAATTAGAGAAATGGTGGTTTTCGCCCAGCATAACCTGATCAAGGACCCGCCATTCACCAATATTCATATGATCAGTTGTAGAAACGTGCTGATTTATCTGCAGCCGGTTTTACAGAAAAAAATCTTAGAATTATTCAATTTTTCGCTGACCAAGGACGGTTTGCTACTGCTCGGCACCAGCGAAACTATCGGCGATATGGTCGATTATTTCGACTTTGTCAGTCCTAAAACCAAACTATACCGCTCCAAAGGTAAATACAAAGCGACCGAGCTGACACCTTTGGAACAGCGCCCAATTACCGGTTCTAGCTTTCAACCTTCCTTCACAACGACTGTCAACCGCCCGGCCATCAACCGTTTTTCCGAAGACCGGACGTTAGAGCGTTTCGTCAACGGCATTGCAGGGGATATTTTGCCGTTTACAATGTTGGTTAACGAAAACATGGAAATCTCGCATACCTTCGGTGAAGCCAGAGACTATTTATCCTATCCCAGCGGTAAAATCAGCAGCGACGTCACGAAAATCGTCATAAAGGATCTGGCAATACCCATTGCAACCGGCATTAATAAAGCGTTAAAAGGCACGAATGAAATCGTCTTATCCAATATACGCATTCACGACCATGATCAATTAAGAACGGTCACGCTAACCATCAAAAACCTGCCCGGCAAGAAAAGCCAGGAAAAATTGCTCGCGGTCATGATCAGCGAAACGACCGAGCCCAATAAGCCGAACTCGACCGAACCTTTATCCTACGACGTCGACATGGATGCACGACAACGCATCAATGACCTGGAGCAGGAATTACAATTCACGCGAGAAAACCTGCAAACGACGGTAGAGGAATTGGAAACATCCAACGAAGAGCTGCAAGCAACCAATGAAGAACTGCTAGCCAGCAACGAAGAACTGCAAAGCACCAACGAAGAGCTGCAATCGGTCAATGAAGAATTGTATACCGTCAACGCCGAGTATCAAGGCAAGATCACCGAATTAACGCTGCTTAATAACGACTTGGATAATTTGTTCAATAGCACCAATATCGCGACACTATTTCTCGACGAAAATCTCGAAGTCAGGCGCTTTACTCATCAACTCGAGTCGATATTCCATATCCGAGACAACGATCTCGGCCGGCCCTTTTTTCATTTGTCGCATTCGATTCTCGATATCAATCTGGATGCAATCGTCAACGAGGTGTCCGAAAATCAAACGCCGTTCGAACAGGAACTGCAAACCGCCAATGGCGATTGGTATCTATTGCGTGTTTTACCCTACGCCATATCCGACAATGCCTATGCCGGCATCATTCTGACTTTCATCGATATCGACCGGCTAAAACGCACCGAAACCGAGCTTAAGATACGCGAAAAAATGGAACGCGAACGCTTAGCCAATTTCGCGCTTTATTCTGACGACGCGATCACGTTGCAAGACTTGGACGGCAACATCGTCACCTGGAACCGCGGCGCCGAAAAACTCTACGGATGGACTGAACGGGAAGCGCTGGGCATGAAATTTCAATCGCTTATGCCGTCTGCCGACATCTCGATCGCTGCTAAGCTGCAGCAAAAAAATCATCTAGGCGAAGCCGTATCGCAATTTGAAACTCGGCGTATCACCAAAAGCGGTAAATTGATCGATGTTTCCGTCACGGCTTCGCTACTTTATTCCGAAAGCCAAGGCAACGAATTGATCGCCTTGACCGAACGCGATATCAGCGCACATATGACGGCGGTCAAAAACGATTGCGTCAGTTGCCTTCAGCGCCTTGCTTCGCTCGTGATGGATACCGAGGAAGCATTGCTTTTACTGGACCCGCAAGGAAAAATAACCGCTTGGAATAAAGGCGCCGAGATTTTATACGGTTGGCTCAAGCAAGAAGCCATAGGCCGCAATATCGCAGACCTAACGCCCGAATCCGGTAGAACACAAGTACTGCGCTTTATCGCCGGATTGACGCGGGGATGTTCGGTCCCGCAAACGCTATCGATCCAAAGACTCACCAAGGACAATCAAGAATTAGCCGTCAAAATAAACGCATCGGTTCTCGGAGATCACGTCGGAGAAGCGCTTTTGATTGCATTCAGCGAACAACGACACTAA
- a CDS encoding asparaginase encodes MKNVLLVFTGGTIGSEASCGTIATSVNAPYRLLQLFERQYPEHSQIDFTTIRPVQILSENITPTFWETLIKTIEAEQPERYDGVIVTHGTDTLAYTAAALSLYFHALNKPMLLVSSDRPLDHPEANGLNNFIAAVEFIRQRRETGVFVPYRNPGEYTQIHLGSRLASSLQLSGDFISVQNKSYCRFENGVFSEPLITLKNKAGTAFDLKPDFSKRIALIRPYPGLNYTLFNLDGIDAVLHDLYHSGTACASMQWGADCSLLPFIERCRKQGIPVYLAPSIHSDSAYESTRELLEQGAEMLWNLSLECAYVKLLLAYGNFSEDGITKFIERDIAGEHVACAKSNSV; translated from the coding sequence ATGAAAAACGTTTTGCTTGTATTTACCGGCGGCACGATCGGATCGGAGGCTTCCTGCGGCACGATCGCAACTTCCGTCAACGCGCCTTACCGTTTACTGCAGCTATTTGAACGACAGTATCCGGAACATTCACAAATCGACTTCACAACGATACGACCGGTTCAAATTTTAAGCGAAAATATTACACCTACCTTCTGGGAAACACTGATTAAAACCATCGAGGCAGAGCAACCGGAACGCTACGACGGCGTCATCGTCACGCACGGCACCGATACCTTAGCCTATACCGCCGCCGCGTTAAGTCTTTATTTCCATGCGCTAAACAAACCGATGCTGCTGGTATCGAGCGACCGCCCCCTTGATCATCCCGAGGCCAACGGCTTGAACAATTTTATAGCCGCGGTCGAATTCATCCGTCAGCGCCGCGAAACGGGCGTTTTCGTCCCTTATCGAAACCCGGGCGAATACACGCAAATCCATTTAGGCAGCCGCCTGGCTTCTTCGCTGCAACTCAGCGGCGATTTTATCAGCGTGCAAAACAAAAGCTATTGCCGTTTCGAAAACGGCGTTTTTTCCGAACCGCTCATCACGCTTAAAAACAAAGCCGGCACGGCTTTCGATTTAAAACCGGATTTCTCGAAACGCATCGCATTAATCAGGCCTTATCCGGGTTTGAATTACACGCTATTTAATCTTGATGGCATCGATGCGGTATTGCACGATCTCTATCATTCCGGCACAGCGTGCGCTTCGATGCAGTGGGGCGCTGATTGCTCATTGCTGCCGTTCATCGAACGTTGCCGTAAGCAGGGCATTCCGGTTTATCTGGCGCCGTCGATACACTCCGATAGCGCCTACGAAAGCACGCGAGAATTACTCGAACAAGGCGCCGAAATGCTTTGGAATCTGTCGCTCGAATGTGCTTATGTGAAACTGCTGCTGGCTTACGGTAATTTTAGCGAAGACGGAATTACAAAGTTTATCGAACGGGATATTGCCGGAGAGCACGTTGCCTGTGCAAAAAGCAATTCCGTATGA
- a CDS encoding dihydrofolate reductase produces MKISLIVAMSSNRAIGIDNRLPWHLSADLKKFKSITMGSPILMGRKTYESIGRPLPGRINIVITRNPDYRPSGCEVYNDIESAMESCRNHNEIFVIGGATFYEAMLPVADYLYLTEVRRAFEGDTFFPEIDNNHWLETHREDIHDDPDVSFGYSFVKLERIKK; encoded by the coding sequence ATGAAAATATCTCTAATCGTCGCCATGTCTAGTAATCGCGCGATCGGTATCGATAACCGCTTGCCGTGGCATTTATCCGCGGACCTGAAAAAATTCAAATCCATCACGATGGGATCGCCGATATTGATGGGCCGTAAAACGTACGAGTCGATCGGCAGGCCGTTGCCGGGACGGATCAATATCGTTATTACGCGTAATCCCGATTACCGTCCTTCGGGCTGCGAGGTATATAACGATATCGAAAGCGCGATGGAAAGTTGCCGTAATCATAACGAAATTTTCGTGATCGGCGGAGCGACATTTTACGAGGCCATGCTGCCGGTTGCCGATTACCTATACCTAACCGAGGTTAGGCGTGCGTTCGAAGGCGATACTTTTTTTCCGGAAATCGACAATAATCATTGGTTGGAAACGCATCGTGAGGATATTCACGACGACCCGGACGTTTCCTTCGGGTACAGTTTTGTGAAGCTGGAAAGAATAAAAAAATAG
- a CDS encoding multicopper oxidase family protein has protein sequence MTKLINQQRRQFLQYSFFGVAAASLPGISAAAMKQIKSEPSPDFNPDVEIEFTSRNAFVPILSNGEKSKVQKYYGKLLKGPKDTLQDLGDNFLGPVMNLVKGQKVRVYYRNRLNEPSIIHWHGLHVPQASDGHPMYTIGPGEQYVYEFEVLNPAGTSFYHSHAHEVTGDQVYFGLAGLIKVTDDTEKALGLPSGEYDVPLVLQDRRFDANNQLRYVHGMHDKMMGFLGEKIIVNGKEDTEFSVKTRAYRFRALNGSNSRIYKLGWDDGTPLTAIGTDAHLLEKPETRPYIMLAPGERVDLWLDFSGREVGSKLVMYSLPYTGAMPPMYERMHGMQSDHGSMEENDSANETRGMGMMGGGMMSSGLAQGAKFAVATFNVTATAEDSPKLPAQLVAFERLTEASVDNAAKPIPIGISEKTMRPQLNGKSFTLDHVFDFEKVKLGSIKKIKIFHDHGPGGGQHGDAKMDHDAKPKDNSAMQMEHGADKQDDESMQGGHGRGGMGMMGGMQHDNDKQQTDHEGGMGMRGRGGMGGMRHGGDTDMQMGGGMEEGEGMGMMGSMNLSMAHPIHLHGQQYQVLSRKIGPMGSKGYETVKDGFIDSGWKDTVLVMPGEEVEIAKPFQDFKGLFLYHCHNLEHENLGMMRQFLVE, from the coding sequence ATGACAAAACTAATCAATCAACAAAGACGTCAGTTTTTACAATATTCGTTTTTCGGCGTGGCCGCAGCTTCCTTGCCCGGCATTAGCGCCGCGGCGATGAAACAAATCAAGAGCGAGCCCTCCCCCGACTTCAACCCCGATGTCGAAATCGAATTTACCTCGCGTAACGCTTTCGTGCCTATTCTAAGCAATGGGGAGAAGTCAAAAGTACAAAAATATTATGGCAAGCTATTGAAAGGCCCTAAGGATACCTTGCAGGACCTCGGCGATAATTTTTTGGGGCCTGTGATGAATCTGGTCAAAGGTCAAAAAGTCAGGGTTTATTATCGTAACCGGCTAAACGAACCATCGATCATTCATTGGCACGGACTGCATGTACCGCAAGCCAGCGACGGGCATCCGATGTATACGATAGGTCCTGGCGAGCAATATGTGTATGAATTCGAAGTCTTGAACCCTGCCGGAACCAGTTTTTATCATTCGCATGCGCATGAAGTCACCGGCGATCAAGTCTATTTCGGCTTAGCTGGGTTGATTAAAGTCACCGACGATACTGAAAAAGCCTTGGGACTGCCCAGCGGCGAATACGATGTTCCGTTAGTGCTGCAAGACAGGCGCTTCGATGCCAATAACCAACTACGGTATGTGCATGGCATGCACGACAAAATGATGGGTTTTCTCGGTGAGAAAATTATCGTCAACGGCAAGGAGGATACCGAGTTCTCGGTCAAGACGCGGGCTTACCGGTTTAGGGCCTTAAACGGTTCCAATTCCAGAATCTATAAATTAGGTTGGGATGACGGTACGCCGTTGACTGCGATCGGCACCGACGCCCATTTACTGGAAAAGCCGGAAACGCGCCCTTACATCATGCTGGCGCCCGGCGAGAGGGTCGATCTTTGGCTCGACTTTAGCGGGCGCGAAGTCGGGTCGAAGCTCGTTATGTATAGTTTGCCGTATACCGGTGCGATGCCGCCGATGTATGAACGCATGCACGGCATGCAAAGCGATCATGGCAGCATGGAGGAGAATGACTCGGCAAACGAAACCCGCGGCATGGGCATGATGGGCGGCGGAATGATGTCGAGCGGCTTGGCGCAGGGCGCTAAATTTGCCGTCGCGACCTTCAATGTCACCGCAACAGCCGAAGACTCGCCCAAGCTACCGGCCCAATTGGTCGCCTTCGAGCGTTTGACCGAGGCAAGCGTCGACAATGCCGCTAAACCGATTCCAATCGGGATTTCCGAAAAAACGATGCGGCCGCAACTGAACGGCAAATCGTTTACTTTGGATCATGTGTTCGATTTTGAAAAGGTTAAACTAGGCTCGATCAAAAAAATCAAAATTTTTCATGATCATGGCCCTGGCGGCGGTCAGCACGGCGATGCCAAAATGGACCATGATGCTAAACCGAAAGATAATTCGGCAATGCAAATGGAGCATGGCGCCGATAAGCAAGACGATGAGTCGATGCAAGGCGGTCATGGCCGAGGCGGCATGGGGATGATGGGCGGTATGCAACATGACAATGATAAACAGCAAACCGATCATGAAGGTGGCATGGGCATGCGCGGTCGCGGCGGAATGGGAGGCATGCGGCACGGCGGCGATACCGACATGCAAATGGGCGGTGGTATGGAAGAGGGAGAAGGTATGGGTATGATGGGCAGCATGAATCTATCGATGGCGCATCCGATTCATTTGCATGGTCAGCAATACCAAGTTCTATCCCGAAAAATCGGTCCGATGGGCTCGAAAGGCTATGAAACCGTCAAAGACGGTTTTATCGATAGCGGTTGGAAAGATACGGTCTTGGTGATGCCCGGCGAAGAAGTGGAAATTGCCAAGCCCTTCCAGGATTTTAAAGGCCTGTTCTTATACCACTGTCATAATCTGGAGCATGAGAACCTAGGCATGATGCGGCAGTTCTTGGTTGAATAG
- a CDS encoding AlbA family DNA-binding domain-containing protein, which yields MQFLTSLVLFRTRHWVVLYFTAALLGALIGFFFLYPINEFVYYFEHERYRPDAANVIRYVTGELMNSLGGKTPMKTTFYAFVGACLGCITALLYTVMHRRWLQIQQLTHELDKDLEALIKQGENPHLEFKSSLRWDIVENRVNRALEGVVIKTLAGFMNGQGGTLLIGVSDEGEILGLKKDYQTLKKPGRDGYEQLIMTMIASNMGADICQFVRVVYHDLEGLDICRLIVLPSTRPVFIQQGNNPKLYLRTGGGTRELNVQEAMDYMKARWHK from the coding sequence ATGCAGTTTTTGACCAGTTTAGTTTTATTTCGTACCCGGCATTGGGTTGTTTTATATTTTACGGCCGCCTTGCTCGGTGCCCTGATCGGCTTTTTCTTTTTATACCCGATCAACGAATTCGTTTATTACTTCGAACATGAACGCTACCGACCCGATGCAGCGAATGTGATTCGATATGTGACCGGTGAATTGATGAATTCGCTGGGGGGCAAGACTCCGATGAAAACAACTTTTTATGCATTCGTCGGGGCTTGTTTAGGCTGCATTACCGCCCTGCTGTACACAGTCATGCATCGGCGCTGGCTGCAAATTCAACAGCTTACGCATGAGTTGGACAAGGATTTAGAGGCGCTGATCAAACAGGGAGAAAATCCGCATTTGGAATTTAAATCGTCATTGCGCTGGGACATCGTTGAAAATCGAGTTAATCGCGCGCTCGAAGGTGTCGTGATCAAGACCTTGGCCGGCTTTATGAACGGACAAGGCGGTACACTATTGATCGGGGTATCCGACGAAGGCGAAATCCTGGGCTTGAAGAAAGACTATCAAACGTTGAAAAAACCCGGCCGTGACGGATATGAGCAACTGATTATGACCATGATCGCGTCGAATATGGGCGCCGATATCTGTCAATTCGTGCGGGTCGTCTATCATGATCTCGAAGGGCTGGATATTTGCCGCTTGATCGTGCTGCCGTCAACACGCCCTGTCTTCATTCAACAAGGTAACAACCCGAAGCTTTATTTGAGAACCGGCGGCGGTACCCGAGAATTGAATGTACAAGAAGCAATGGATTATATGAAGGCCCGCTGGCATAAATAG
- a CDS encoding Txe/YoeB family addiction module toxin → MRSLVFEGRTWEIYEELREKDKKLHKALCKLLKEMLHEDPSKGLGKPEQLRHNLTGFWSKRISQKDRLIYKFDEKSIYIFAIGGHYEDH, encoded by the coding sequence ATGAGATCACTAGTATTTGAGGGTAGAACCTGGGAAATCTACGAAGAGCTTCGTGAGAAAGATAAAAAGTTACACAAAGCTCTTTGTAAACTCTTAAAAGAAATGCTACATGAGGACCCAAGCAAAGGCTTGGGTAAACCCGAGCAGCTTCGACACAACCTAACCGGATTTTGGTCGAAGCGAATTTCTCAAAAAGATCGACTCATTTATAAATTTGACGAAAAGTCCATTTACATCTTTGCAATTGGTGGACATTACGAAGACCACTAA
- a CDS encoding type II toxin-antitoxin system Phd/YefM family antitoxin, with protein MDTVSVNQFRDKLKSLVENVITNHTPLKVTRRAGEAFVVMSADDWEREQETLYVLQNSSLMKQIADSMATHNKSFGYTPTSDELNEITSI; from the coding sequence ATGGACACAGTTAGCGTAAACCAGTTTAGAGATAAACTAAAATCCCTTGTAGAGAATGTGATTACTAATCATACCCCCCTAAAGGTAACTCGTAGGGCCGGCGAAGCTTTCGTGGTTATGAGTGCAGATGACTGGGAGCGAGAACAGGAAACTCTCTACGTTCTTCAGAACAGCAGCCTAATGAAACAGATTGCCGATTCAATGGCAACCCACAACAAAAGCTTCGGCTATACCCCGACCAGCGACGAATTGAATGAGATCACTAGTATTTGA